The genomic window GGATGCCGCGGGCCCGCCCGGCGGGTTCCACCGAGGGTCGTCGCTCTCGGCGTCGAGGTGTGCGAGCTCCTCTTCGAGACGGCGGATGCGCTCGTCCTGATCGCTGATGCTGCCGATGCGACCGAGGAACTCGGGGTCGTCGTCGGGCGCGCGGCGAGCGGCGACGGTCGAGGCGCGCATGCGCCCCACGATCAGCCAGAGGATGCCGCCGAGGACCGGGAGCAGGACCACGATGAGGAGCCACACGGGCTTGCTCACTCCGCGGTGACGGTTCGGGGGCTGGACCGCGCAATCGACGATGG from Microbacterium sp. ProA8 includes these protein-coding regions:
- a CDS encoding PLDc N-terminal domain-containing protein, translated to MPRVLLILALVATAFWVFTIVDCAVQPPNRHRGVSKPVWLLIVVLLPVLGGILWLIVGRMRASTVAARRAPDDDPEFLGRIGSISDQDERIRRLEEELAHLDAESDDPRWNPPGGPAASDDPTAPGGTPPGTAAAGGAPAPGTPPQSKPPIRPAEGDDDARGQRGAIG